A single genomic interval of Chitinophaga sp. 180180018-3 harbors:
- a CDS encoding vitamin B12-dependent ribonucleotide reductase encodes MKIQVNSANGLAFSRHFTKEGVSPYDQFSYELRSSVIRNPGGDVVFEMNNVEVPSGWSQIATDILAQKYFRKAGVPQPDGSTGRETSVKQVVHRMADCWRAWGEKYGYFASKEDAGIFYEELCYGMLSQSCAPNSPQWFNTGLFESYGIKGGPQGHYYVEQHTGKLEKSTSAYERPQPHACFILSVEDDLVNEGGIMDLWMREARIFKYGSGVGTNFSNIRGESEKLSGGGTSSGLMSFLKIGDRAAGAIKSGGTTRRAAKMVCLDLDHPEIMDFVNWKVEEEKKVAALIAAGYSSDYEGEAYRTVSGQNSNNSVRVPNSFFHALASDGEWELKARTNGKTVKTLRAKELWDQITYAAWRCADPGTQYDTTINEWHTCPAGGRINASNPCSEYMFLDNTACNLASVNLRCFFDDEQNTFDVAGFEYTVRLWTVVLEISVLMAQFPSREVAQLSYDYRTIGLGYANLGSMLMVAGIPYDSEEARGIAGAVSAIMTGIAYRTSAEMAAHQGPFPEYAANREAMLRVMRNHRAAAYDAVDAYDGLEIKPKGIDARYCADYLLKAATRAWDEAVQLGEQYGYRNAQATVIAPTGTIGLVMDCDTTGVEPDFALVKFKKLSGGGYFKIINQSIPVALQNLGYTPHEIKAIVDYARGSGSFAGAPYINHQSLSEKGFIGEELKKLDVAVASSFDISFVFNVYTLGEECMQRLGFRAEEYYSLEFSLLHALGFTDEQIEAANDHVCGTMTVEGAPYLKEAHLRVFDCANKCGKKGERYIHPHGHIRMMAAVQPFISGAISKTINLPNEAAVAEIADAYLLSWQLGLKACALYRDGSKLSQPLSNKSEKKKKEELVNEKAAVQDLNRLTEEELLEEVNKRMLASRDTTLKRRLSRIVERQSLPSKRGGFTQKANVGGQVIFVRTGEYIDGTLGEIFIDLAKEGSTLRSLMNCFAIAVSVGLQYGVPLEEFVDKFVFTRFEPAGMVDHPNIKSATSLIDYIFRVLGYEYLGRMDLVHVLDAPGNTGEEDENMPASRERQQPGEITPRVHRKQTAGVFQQENSTQDYMKSMQSDAPACSTCGHITVRSGTCYKCLNCGTSMGCS; translated from the coding sequence ATGAAAATTCAAGTCAACAGTGCTAATGGGCTCGCATTCTCCCGGCATTTCACAAAGGAAGGAGTGAGTCCTTACGATCAGTTTTCCTATGAGCTGCGTTCTTCGGTTATCCGTAATCCCGGAGGCGATGTAGTGTTTGAGATGAATAATGTGGAAGTGCCATCGGGGTGGTCGCAGATAGCAACTGATATTTTAGCGCAGAAATATTTCCGGAAGGCAGGGGTACCGCAGCCCGACGGATCAACAGGAAGGGAAACATCCGTAAAGCAGGTGGTGCATCGTATGGCGGATTGTTGGCGGGCCTGGGGCGAAAAATACGGCTACTTTGCTTCAAAGGAGGACGCCGGTATTTTTTATGAAGAGCTTTGTTACGGGATGTTGAGCCAGTCGTGTGCTCCGAATTCGCCACAGTGGTTTAATACTGGTTTGTTTGAGAGCTATGGTATTAAAGGTGGGCCGCAGGGGCATTATTATGTAGAGCAGCATACGGGGAAACTTGAAAAATCCACTTCAGCCTATGAACGGCCACAGCCGCATGCATGCTTTATACTTAGCGTGGAGGACGACCTGGTGAATGAAGGGGGAATTATGGATCTGTGGATGAGGGAAGCCAGGATTTTCAAGTATGGCTCCGGGGTAGGTACTAATTTTTCGAATATCCGGGGCGAAAGTGAAAAACTGAGTGGGGGTGGTACTTCCAGTGGTCTGATGAGTTTTCTGAAGATTGGAGACCGGGCGGCCGGAGCCATCAAATCGGGTGGAACTACCCGTCGTGCGGCCAAGATGGTGTGCCTGGACCTTGACCATCCTGAGATTATGGACTTCGTGAACTGGAAAGTAGAGGAAGAAAAGAAAGTGGCGGCACTGATTGCCGCGGGGTATTCATCGGATTACGAAGGGGAAGCATACAGAACTGTATCCGGACAAAACTCCAATAATTCGGTGCGGGTACCCAATTCCTTCTTTCATGCGCTGGCTTCGGATGGTGAGTGGGAGCTGAAAGCCCGGACCAATGGCAAAACCGTGAAAACGCTCAGGGCAAAGGAGTTGTGGGATCAGATCACCTATGCGGCCTGGCGTTGTGCCGACCCCGGTACGCAGTACGATACCACGATTAATGAATGGCATACCTGCCCCGCAGGAGGACGTATCAACGCCTCCAATCCCTGCTCGGAGTATATGTTCCTGGATAATACAGCCTGCAACCTGGCTTCTGTGAACCTGCGGTGTTTTTTTGATGATGAGCAGAACACTTTCGATGTAGCTGGCTTTGAGTACACGGTAAGACTTTGGACGGTAGTGTTGGAGATTTCCGTACTGATGGCGCAGTTCCCTTCCCGGGAAGTGGCGCAACTGAGCTATGATTACCGGACCATAGGTTTGGGATACGCAAACCTGGGATCAATGCTGATGGTGGCGGGTATCCCGTACGATAGCGAGGAAGCGCGGGGCATTGCAGGAGCGGTTTCTGCTATCATGACCGGGATTGCTTACCGGACGTCCGCTGAGATGGCAGCTCACCAGGGGCCTTTCCCCGAATATGCAGCCAACCGGGAGGCGATGCTTCGGGTGATGAGGAATCACCGGGCCGCCGCGTATGATGCAGTGGATGCCTACGATGGACTGGAAATAAAGCCAAAGGGAATTGATGCCCGGTACTGTGCGGACTACCTGTTGAAAGCTGCAACGAGGGCCTGGGACGAAGCTGTACAACTTGGGGAGCAGTATGGTTACCGGAATGCGCAGGCAACAGTAATAGCGCCAACAGGCACTATTGGTTTGGTGATGGATTGTGATACCACTGGCGTGGAACCCGATTTTGCACTGGTAAAATTCAAGAAGTTATCCGGAGGAGGGTATTTTAAGATAATCAATCAGTCTATTCCGGTCGCCTTACAAAACCTGGGCTACACTCCGCATGAAATAAAGGCAATTGTGGATTATGCCAGGGGAAGTGGCAGCTTTGCCGGAGCGCCCTATATCAACCATCAGTCGTTAAGTGAAAAAGGGTTTATTGGGGAAGAGTTGAAGAAGCTGGATGTAGCGGTAGCTTCCTCTTTTGATATTTCCTTTGTATTTAATGTATATACTTTGGGAGAAGAATGTATGCAACGACTTGGATTCAGGGCAGAGGAGTATTATAGCCTGGAATTCAGTTTGTTACATGCCCTTGGCTTTACAGATGAACAGATAGAGGCCGCCAATGATCATGTTTGCGGAACGATGACCGTGGAGGGAGCGCCTTACCTGAAGGAAGCACATCTGAGGGTATTCGATTGTGCCAATAAATGCGGCAAAAAGGGAGAGCGTTATATTCATCCACACGGGCATATCCGTATGATGGCTGCAGTTCAGCCGTTTATCTCCGGGGCTATTTCCAAGACTATCAATTTGCCGAATGAAGCAGCAGTAGCTGAAATTGCAGATGCTTATTTATTAAGCTGGCAGTTGGGGCTGAAGGCCTGTGCTTTATACCGGGATGGAAGTAAGTTGAGTCAGCCATTGAGCAATAAAAGTGAGAAAAAGAAAAAGGAAGAGCTCGTTAATGAGAAGGCTGCAGTGCAGGATCTGAACCGGTTAACAGAGGAAGAGTTACTGGAAGAAGTGAACAAACGGATGCTTGCCAGCCGGGATACGACGCTCAAGCGGCGCTTGTCAAGGATAGTTGAAAGGCAGTCCTTACCTTCTAAACGCGGCGGTTTTACGCAAAAGGCAAATGTGGGAGGTCAGGTTATTTTTGTAAGGACTGGTGAGTATATCGATGGAACATTGGGAGAGATCTTCATAGACCTGGCTAAAGAGGGTTCTACTTTGCGCAGTCTTATGAACTGCTTTGCCATTGCTGTTTCCGTTGGCTTACAGTACGGTGTTCCATTGGAAGAGTTCGTTGATAAATTTGTATTTACCCGTTTTGAGCCGGCGGGGATGGTTGACCATCCTAATATAAAATCGGCGACGTCTCTGATTGACTATATTTTCCGGGTGTTGGGATATGAGTATCTGGGGCGTATGGACCTGGTACATGTGCTGGATGCCCCTGGTAATACCGGTGAGGAAGATGAAAATATGCCGGCTTCAAGAGAGCGTCAACAACCGGGAGAAATTACGCCCAGGGTTCATAGAAAGCAGACTGCTGGCGTGTTTCAGCAGGAGAATAGCACACAGGATTATATGAAAAGTATGCAAAGTGATGCTCCTGCGTGTAGTACCTGCGGTCATATTACGGTTAGGTCCGGAACTTGCTATAAATGCCTGAATTGCGGTACCAGCATGGGTTGTAGCTGA
- a CDS encoding SusD/RagB family nutrient-binding outer membrane lipoprotein: protein MTKKILKYSSVLCLSTVMAFTGCKKLDDMNRDPTKPTTADPANLLTGAQKNAMDVLYSGLQNGFIAMNYAQFWTGNSRTNDSQFALDEGNNATLWNNLYRISLNNLADIIRQNNEKGNPPGSGNQNAIARITSAWIYQILADTYGNVPYSEALKGSTNIIPKYDDAKTIYNSLLDTLQAQINALDPGQPSFTSGDIIYSGDVTKWKKLANSLMLRLAIRMVDANPQKAQQIIEAHYKDAFTSNTDNAQFQYLDAAPNKFPYNESERPLIDFSVTETLVNYMKSVNDPRLAIYARQAAIGDTIKGMPYGWAASDSKRLPEGNYSKPGTQIYKSTMPGILMGYAEVEFILAEAAARGMNVGADAATHYTNGIAASINYWRQLANSTSITDAMIQNYIKGVPYVATDWRNVIGTQKWLALYPQGFQAWFERTRLHFSKPGGQPLFIAPVSGSLDASVQMVPYRLTYLVTEQTQNKAAYDAAASAIGGDLKGTKLWYNKF from the coding sequence ATGACTAAGAAGATTTTAAAATATAGCAGCGTCCTTTGTTTAAGTACTGTCATGGCTTTCACAGGTTGTAAGAAGCTGGATGATATGAACCGCGACCCTACCAAACCCACCACAGCGGATCCGGCCAACCTGCTCACCGGTGCTCAGAAAAACGCCATGGATGTGCTCTACAGCGGATTGCAGAATGGATTCATCGCGATGAACTATGCACAGTTCTGGACCGGCAATTCAAGGACCAACGACAGCCAGTTTGCGCTGGATGAGGGAAATAATGCTACGCTCTGGAATAATCTCTACCGTATTTCCCTTAACAATCTCGCCGATATCATCAGGCAGAATAATGAAAAGGGAAATCCTCCCGGCTCCGGCAATCAGAACGCTATCGCCAGAATCACAAGTGCCTGGATCTACCAGATCCTCGCCGATACTTATGGTAACGTTCCCTATTCGGAAGCGCTGAAAGGAAGTACCAATATTATTCCTAAGTATGATGATGCCAAAACCATTTACAACTCGCTGCTGGATACGCTGCAAGCCCAGATAAATGCACTGGATCCCGGTCAACCCAGCTTTACATCAGGAGATATCATCTATAGCGGGGATGTAACAAAATGGAAAAAGCTCGCGAATTCACTGATGCTTCGACTGGCGATCCGCATGGTGGATGCGAATCCGCAAAAAGCACAGCAGATCATAGAAGCACACTATAAAGATGCTTTCACCAGCAACACTGATAACGCACAGTTCCAATACCTGGATGCTGCTCCGAATAAGTTCCCGTATAACGAATCCGAACGGCCACTTATCGACTTTTCAGTAACCGAAACACTGGTTAACTACATGAAAAGTGTGAACGATCCACGGCTTGCCATATACGCCCGCCAGGCTGCCATCGGCGATACCATTAAAGGTATGCCTTATGGCTGGGCTGCATCCGATTCAAAGAGGCTGCCGGAAGGAAACTATTCCAAGCCCGGTACCCAGATCTACAAATCCACGATGCCCGGTATCCTGATGGGATATGCCGAGGTAGAGTTTATTCTCGCTGAAGCTGCTGCCCGCGGCATGAACGTCGGCGCAGATGCAGCTACTCACTATACCAACGGTATTGCTGCTTCCATCAACTACTGGCGCCAGCTGGCAAACAGTACCAGCATCACCGATGCAATGATCCAGAACTATATTAAAGGGGTACCATATGTGGCAACCGACTGGAGAAATGTGATTGGCACCCAGAAATGGCTGGCACTCTACCCACAAGGCTTCCAGGCCTGGTTCGAAAGAACAAGGCTGCACTTCAGCAAACCCGGCGGCCAACCACTGTTCATTGCACCTGTATCCGGCTCATTGGATGCCAGCGTGCAAATGGTTCCCTATCGTCTTACCTATCTCGTAACAGAGCAAACGCAGAACAAAGCCGCTTATGATGCAGCTGCTTCAGCGATAGGAGGAGACCTGAAAGGAACCAAATTGTGGTATAACAAATTTTGA
- a CDS encoding YcxB family protein, producing MHLEFSYNKGEVLHALRYHFMQRGEIKVFRNTLIILLLATLTGYFFSVVTVGALTGIVIMVLVLGWVFWYLLPVSIYNKAATFKDKISLQYSDEGLQISTRASDHQRLISWSNFSRVVETSKFFFLYRDKKTFFLIPISAFKTEQAYSDFAAMLKAKFGDYR from the coding sequence ATGCATTTAGAGTTTAGTTACAATAAGGGAGAGGTATTGCATGCATTGCGCTATCATTTTATGCAGAGGGGTGAGATCAAGGTCTTCCGCAATACCCTTATCATTCTGCTTCTTGCAACATTAACAGGTTATTTTTTCAGTGTTGTTACTGTGGGTGCGCTGACTGGTATCGTAATCATGGTATTGGTGCTGGGTTGGGTATTTTGGTACTTGCTGCCGGTATCCATCTACAATAAAGCGGCTACTTTTAAGGATAAAATATCCCTTCAATATTCTGATGAGGGGCTTCAGATATCTACCAGGGCCAGTGATCATCAGCGTTTGATCAGCTGGAGTAATTTTTCGAGAGTGGTAGAAACCAGCAAATTCTTCTTTCTATACAGGGATAAAAAAACATTCTTCCTCATCCCAATCAGCGCATTTAAGACAGAGCAGGCGTACAGCGATTTTGCTGCCATGCTGAAGGCCAAGTTCGGCGACTACCGTTAG
- a CDS encoding geranylgeranylglyceryl/heptaprenylglyceryl phosphate synthase, whose protein sequence is MYNNIYTSFIERKAKKEKAFAVLIDPDKVTPAGIIELADKCTAARVDYIFLGGSLVISDHLDECVQQLKASCNIPVVLFPGSPSQVSRYADALLYLSVISGRNPELLIGQHVVSAAAVKKSGLEVISTGYMVIDGGAPTTVSYISNTTPIPADKADIAMCTAIAGEMLGMKVIYMDAGSGARVPITESMISRVASQVQAPIIVGGGIKTPEKAYLNCRAGADILVVGNAIEKDLSLIKELADAVHSVPVKA, encoded by the coding sequence ATGTACAATAACATATACACTTCGTTCATCGAAAGAAAGGCTAAAAAGGAAAAGGCATTCGCGGTTTTAATTGATCCGGATAAGGTAACTCCTGCCGGTATCATAGAGCTGGCTGACAAATGTACTGCTGCCAGGGTAGATTATATCTTCCTGGGAGGTAGTTTGGTGATCTCCGATCATCTGGATGAATGCGTACAACAGTTGAAAGCCAGTTGCAACATTCCCGTTGTTTTATTTCCCGGAAGCCCTTCTCAGGTATCCAGATATGCGGATGCCCTGCTTTACTTGTCTGTTATCTCAGGTAGAAATCCCGAATTGCTCATAGGCCAGCACGTTGTATCTGCTGCTGCTGTCAAAAAAAGTGGTCTGGAAGTGATTTCTACCGGTTATATGGTCATTGATGGCGGAGCTCCTACTACTGTTTCTTATATCAGTAACACTACTCCTATCCCGGCCGATAAGGCCGATATTGCCATGTGTACTGCCATAGCAGGAGAGATGCTTGGTATGAAAGTGATTTATATGGACGCCGGAAGTGGCGCCAGAGTACCCATCACCGAAAGCATGATCAGCAGGGTAGCCAGCCAGGTGCAGGCCCCTATCATAGTTGGTGGCGGTATAAAAACCCCTGAAAAAGCATATCTCAACTGCAGAGCAGGTGCGGATATACTGGTGGTAGGTAACGCAATTGAGAAAGATCTCTCCCTGATCAAAGAACTGGCAGATGCGGTACATTCCGTTCCTGTAAAGGCATAA
- a CDS encoding DUF2490 domain-containing protein, protein MRKLMLTMALMAIVRILSAQNITHAWQGWYTYFGTAKLNDKWAIPFDIQARIRDGISNKGQLLMRGGLQYSINKKHHVLMGYAFIPAYNNISGTWLPEQRIFEQYIYKASKIDMTHRVRLEQRWVAQPADAGATHAIGDWRYGNRLRYFNRTQFPVLHQQQRTPFYIALQDEIFLNLWGNDISNLLFDQNRFLLAFGYQFNPNLKADIGYMNQLLQVTTGARTMNHILHISVFHNFSL, encoded by the coding sequence ATGAGGAAACTAATGCTCACAATGGCCCTGATGGCTATTGTCCGGATATTGTCCGCACAGAATATTACACATGCCTGGCAAGGCTGGTACACCTATTTCGGCACAGCAAAACTGAATGATAAATGGGCAATTCCTTTTGATATACAGGCCCGGATCAGGGACGGAATCAGCAACAAAGGTCAGCTGCTGATGAGAGGTGGACTACAATACTCCATTAACAAAAAGCACCACGTTTTGATGGGCTACGCCTTCATACCTGCATACAATAACATCAGCGGCACCTGGCTACCCGAACAACGTATCTTCGAACAATATATTTATAAGGCCTCAAAAATAGATATGACCCACCGCGTCAGGCTCGAACAACGCTGGGTAGCCCAACCAGCGGATGCCGGCGCTACCCATGCCATCGGCGACTGGCGCTATGGTAACCGGTTACGCTATTTCAACCGCACTCAATTCCCGGTACTGCACCAGCAACAACGCACGCCATTTTATATTGCCCTTCAGGATGAGATTTTCCTCAACCTGTGGGGAAATGATATCAGTAATTTGCTGTTTGATCAAAATCGCTTCCTGCTGGCATTCGGCTACCAGTTCAACCCCAATCTGAAAGCCGATATCGGCTACATGAATCAATTGCTGCAGGTAACCACCGGTGCCAGAACGATGAACCATATCCTGCACATCAGTGTTTTCCACAACTTTAGCCTCTAA
- a CDS encoding histidine kinase, with amino-acid sequence MFKQINKYWWCQILGWLTYFLVNVFFAFIVNRKTFPDVAYTLNVVIFIFFGLLSTHLFRNLIHRLAWVNYGFENQILLFIGLMTGSGLVSYIGYYFVGIYLLRLSDTPVQVGIVGSFVITTIWWCLYFIWHYIERNRRSQVDQLKLQTTVKELELKTIKAQLNPHFIFNALNSIRALVDENPQRARTAITELSNILRSSMQTEKAETVSLENELNIVKDYLALEHIRFEERLNVKYEIDPDTLSLQVPPMMLQTLVENAIKHGISRIVRGGSVYINSSLRGMQHVITIENTGQLVENSKNGHGFGLQSTRQRLSLLFGSRATFDIRNKDEQTVEATVVMPLL; translated from the coding sequence ATGTTTAAGCAGATAAACAAATATTGGTGGTGCCAGATCCTGGGGTGGTTGACGTATTTTCTGGTTAATGTTTTTTTCGCCTTTATAGTTAACAGGAAAACATTTCCAGATGTGGCCTATACCCTGAATGTAGTGATTTTCATCTTTTTTGGGTTACTATCCACCCATTTGTTCCGTAATTTGATCCACCGGTTAGCCTGGGTCAATTATGGGTTTGAAAACCAGATCCTACTTTTTATCGGGCTGATGACGGGGTCAGGCCTGGTTTCTTATATAGGGTATTATTTTGTAGGGATATATTTGCTACGGCTGTCCGATACACCGGTACAGGTGGGAATTGTTGGATCTTTCGTTATTACCACTATCTGGTGGTGCCTTTATTTTATCTGGCATTACATAGAGCGAAACAGGCGCTCGCAGGTAGATCAGCTAAAATTACAGACAACAGTGAAAGAACTGGAACTGAAAACGATCAAGGCGCAACTGAATCCGCATTTCATTTTTAATGCGCTGAACAGCATCCGGGCGCTGGTGGATGAGAATCCGCAGCGGGCCAGAACTGCTATCACGGAGTTGTCTAATATCCTGAGAAGCTCTATGCAGACGGAGAAAGCGGAAACGGTTAGCCTGGAAAACGAATTGAATATAGTAAAGGATTACCTTGCATTGGAACATATCCGTTTTGAGGAGCGTCTGAATGTGAAGTATGAGATAGACCCGGATACGTTGTCGCTGCAGGTACCTCCGATGATGCTACAAACACTGGTAGAGAACGCTATTAAGCACGGCATCTCTCGTATAGTCAGGGGAGGATCGGTGTATATTAATTCGTCGCTCAGAGGGATGCAGCACGTTATTACTATTGAAAATACCGGCCAGTTGGTGGAGAATAGTAAAAATGGCCATGGATTCGGGCTTCAGAGTACCCGGCAGCGACTGAGTTTGTTATTTGGCAGTCGTGCTACTTTCGACATCAGGAATAAAGATGAGCAAACAGTTGAAGCTACAGTAGTGATGCCTTTGCTCTGA
- a CDS encoding response regulator, with amino-acid sequence MKKALIIDDERLARSELKKLLADHPEIVVVGEAVNAKDGIEKIETLHPDLLFLDIQMPDKTGFDLLAELEKSPQVIFTTAYDEYALKAFEYNALDYLLKPVEPKRLADAIHKLHQQDEKDRLAATGGIRSMLSENDQVFVKDGDRCWFVKLQEIRLFESVGNYARVYFETNKPLILKSLNALEERLDERTFFRANRKHIVNLRMIEKIDTYFNGGLLLEMRGGEKIEVSRRQAVKFKEMMSL; translated from the coding sequence ATGAAAAAAGCATTGATAATAGATGATGAACGCCTGGCCAGAAGTGAGTTAAAAAAATTACTGGCAGATCACCCGGAAATAGTGGTGGTGGGAGAAGCTGTGAATGCGAAGGATGGTATAGAAAAGATAGAAACATTGCATCCCGACCTGCTTTTCCTGGATATTCAGATGCCAGATAAAACAGGATTTGATCTGCTGGCAGAACTGGAAAAATCGCCACAGGTCATTTTCACCACCGCATATGACGAATATGCATTAAAGGCATTTGAATACAATGCGCTGGATTACCTGTTAAAGCCCGTGGAGCCTAAAAGACTGGCTGATGCTATTCATAAGCTGCATCAGCAGGATGAAAAGGACCGACTGGCAGCTACCGGCGGGATCCGATCGATGTTGTCTGAGAACGACCAGGTATTTGTAAAAGATGGTGACCGCTGCTGGTTTGTGAAATTGCAGGAGATCCGCCTGTTTGAAAGTGTGGGGAACTATGCGCGGGTGTACTTTGAAACAAATAAACCATTGATTCTGAAGTCGTTAAATGCGTTGGAAGAGCGTCTGGACGAGCGTACTTTTTTCCGGGCGAACCGCAAGCACATCGTGAACCTGCGAATGATCGAAAAGATTGACACCTACTTTAACGGCGGGTTGTTACTGGAGATGCGTGGTGGGGAAAAGATTGAGGTAAGCCGCAGACAGGCGGTAAAGTTTAAAGAAATGATGAGCCTGTAA